Part of the uncultured Acidilobus sp. JCHS genome is shown below.
GGGGACCCACATGGGGGGTGTACGGCCTGACCGGATCAGTGGCCCAGGACCCTGTCGTCCTCTATCTCGCAGCCCTGCTCTACGCGCTCCCCCCGTCCGAGGTCTGGGGCGTTGAAGCTATAGTGGCTACCGCCTCAGCCCTAGGCTACCTAGCCGTGCTAGGCTAGCCGAGGACCTTAGGGAGCTCGTCGCTGTTCACTACCGTGGCCCCGTAGACCCTCCTGTAGTACTCCTCCCAGTTCTTATCTATGCGGGCCGCCACGGCGTCCCTGACCACAACCACTCTGTATCCCCTGAAGAAGGCGTCAGCGGCCGTGTGCCTCACGCATATGTCTGCGTCGAGCCCCACCAGCACGACAGTGTCGACGCCCAGCGACCTGAGTATGTGGTCGAGCGGGGTGCCATAGAAGCCGCTGTAGGCGTGCTTCTCAAGCACGTACTCCCCCTCCCTCGGGGCCAGCTCAGGCACCACCTGGGCCCCCCAGGTGCCCTTCATGGCGTGAGGGCCCCAGAGGGGCATCTCTATGTCAGTGCTGTAGTGGGAGTCGTTCACGTATATCACTGGCCAGCCCCTCGACCTGAAGTGCTCAAGGACCCTCCTGGCGGGCTCAACTGTTGAGGCCGCCTCGGGGGTCTTAAGAGCGCCGTGAACGAAGTCGTTAAGCATGTCAATAATCACGAGGGCGGGCCTCAAGCTCTCACCGTGAAGAACAGATGTTCTCCAGGAATATAAGCGTGCCTCTGGTGCCTAACCGTTACCTCTGAGGCCACCTAGGCGGGGAGCCCTTAAGCCCCTCCTGGACCTAGACAGCTGGGCAAGGCCCTTGGCCAGGCCCATATACGGCCAGGGCTTCTTCCACGTGTCAAGGGAGGCCATATTCTACACTATAGTCTTCGACTACGCTGACGAGGAGATGGAGTACCAGCGCCTCCTCTCAGGTCCGCCTGAGGCCCTGAGGGCCGAGGAGGAGAGGCTCAGGTCAGAGATGCAGTCCCTCATGGACTCGGAGAGGGTCATAATAAACGGGGAGAGGGTGAGGCCCAGGGTCGTCGCGGCCAGGGCCGAGGTGAGGGGGGAGCCGAGGAGGTCAACGGCCACCTTCCTCGTCGAGATGCCGTGGAGGCCTAGGACGGGGGTCAACGTCTACGAGGACTTCTACGAGCCCGACGTGGCCGAGTACGACTACGTAGTCTACTGGCTCATGCCCCCGTGCGCGTCGATAAGGAGCTATG
Proteins encoded:
- a CDS encoding Amidases related to nicotinamidase; amino-acid sequence: MRPALVIIDMLNDFVHGALKTPEAASTVEPARRVLEHFRSRGWPVIYVNDSHYSTDIEMPLWGPHAMKGTWGAQVVPELAPREGEYVLEKHAYSGFYGTPLDHILRSLGVDTVVLVGLDADICVRHTAADAFFRGYRVVVVRDAVAARIDKNWEEYYRRVYGATVVNSDELPKVLG